In the genome of Vicia villosa cultivar HV-30 ecotype Madison, WI linkage group LG7, Vvil1.0, whole genome shotgun sequence, one region contains:
- the LOC131620167 gene encoding uncharacterized protein LOC131620167 has protein sequence MGEYRVLQGESLQAFNEGIGYILNRWAALRTAVDFMWGGDNSHLKAQQLIADVCSWFAQSRGPFYIDDLKTLIYEGMNDAFDLEIFDGSDKDMAEEILAIREECLKGDFRYIDHLREASHIPNYYPHVEEVFEYPPPSPEDTERQDINSNESTIVDGTYDNNSDSETTSDSVNKPN, from the exons ATGGGTGAATATAGAGTCTTGCAAGGAgagtcattacaagcattcaatGAAGGTATTGGTTATATTTTGAATCGTTGGGCGGCTCTTCGAACTGCCGTTGATTTCATGTGGGGTGGCGATAACTCTCATCTCAAAGCTCAACAATTAATCGCCGATGTTTGTTCCTGGTTTGCTCAATCAAGAG GACCCTTTTATATTGATGACTTGAAAACCTTAATTTATGAAGGCATGAATGATGCTTTCGATCTAGAGATTTTTGATGGCAGCGATAAGGAT ATGGCCGAGGAAATATTGGCTATACGAGAAGAATGCTTAAAAGGTGATTTTAGGTATATCGACCATCTCAGAGAAGCTAGTCATATTCCAAACTATTATCCTCATGTGGAAGAG GTTTTCGAATATCCCCCTCCTTCTCCGGAAGACACTGAAAGGCAAGATATCAACTCCAATGAAAGTACTATTGTGGATGGTACTTATGACAACAATTCAGATTCTGAAACAACTTCGGATTCTGTAAACAAGCCTAATTAA